Proteins encoded by one window of Enterobacter hormaechei subsp. xiangfangensis:
- the cysD gene encoding sulfate adenylyltransferase subunit CysD, protein MDQKRLTHLRQLEAESIHIIREVAAEFSNPVMMYSIGKDSSVMLHLARKAFYPGTLPFPLLHVDTGWKFREMYEFRDRTAKAYGCELLVHKNPEGVAMGINPFVHGSAKHTDIMKTEGLKQALNKYGFDAAFGGARRDEEKSRAKERIYSFRDRFHRWDPKNQRPELWHNYNGQINKGESIRVFPLSNWTELDIWQYIYLENIEIVPLYLAAERPVLERDGMLMMIDDDRIDLQPGEVIKKQMVRFRTLGCWPLTGAVESSAQTLPEIIEEMLVSTTSERQGRVIDRDQAGSMELKKRQGYF, encoded by the coding sequence ATGGACCAAAAACGACTTACTCACCTGCGGCAGCTCGAAGCGGAAAGTATCCACATTATCCGCGAAGTGGCCGCCGAGTTTTCTAACCCGGTGATGATGTACTCCATCGGTAAAGATTCCAGCGTCATGCTGCACCTGGCGCGTAAAGCGTTTTATCCGGGTACGCTGCCGTTCCCGCTGCTGCACGTGGATACCGGCTGGAAATTCCGCGAGATGTACGAGTTTCGTGACCGTACCGCCAAAGCCTACGGCTGCGAGCTGCTGGTGCACAAAAACCCGGAAGGGGTGGCGATGGGTATCAACCCGTTCGTGCACGGCAGCGCCAAGCATACCGACATCATGAAAACCGAAGGGCTGAAGCAGGCGCTGAATAAATACGGTTTTGATGCGGCCTTCGGCGGCGCGCGCCGTGACGAAGAGAAATCCCGCGCCAAAGAGCGTATCTACTCTTTCCGCGACCGCTTCCACCGCTGGGACCCGAAAAACCAGCGTCCGGAGCTGTGGCACAACTACAACGGCCAGATCAACAAGGGCGAAAGCATTCGCGTCTTCCCGCTCTCCAACTGGACCGAGCTGGATATCTGGCAGTATATCTATCTGGAAAATATTGAGATCGTTCCGCTGTATCTGGCGGCCGAGCGCCCGGTGCTGGAGCGCGACGGCATGCTGATGATGATCGACGACGATCGCATTGATTTACAGCCGGGCGAAGTGATCAAAAAACAGATGGTCCGTTTCCGTACTCTCGGCTGCTGGCCGTTGACCGGCGCGGTGGAATCCAGTGCGCAGACGCTGCCGGAGATCATCGAGGAGATGCTGGTGTCGACTACCAGTGAGCGACAGGGGCGCGTGATTGACCGCGACCAGGCAGGCTCCATGGAGCTGAAGAAACGTCAGGGTTATTTCTAA
- the cysG gene encoding siroheme synthase CysG, whose translation MDYLPLFAALKDRPVLVVGTGEIADRKIAFLQRAGAQVQIVAEADFAESQIDSVVLVIAATEDRALNSRISDAAQARHRLVNVVDDQPLCSFIFPSIVDRSPLLVAISSGGTAPVLARVLREKIEALLPTSLGRMAEKASYWRNHLKTRLTSVTERRRFWERVFRGRFASLMQAGNETAAQQILEDELDNPGSTGGEIILVGAGPGDAGLLTLRGLQVLQDADVVFYDHLVTDGIRELIRRDAEQICVGKRAGEHSVPQHDTNQMLIAAAKAGKTVVRLKGGDPFIFGRGGEELQAAAEAGVPFQVVPGITAASAVTAYAGIPLTHRDYAQSVTFVTGHYKADSTPFDWSHLAQSRQTLAIYMGTMKAADISEQLIQHGRDAATPVAVISRGTRVDQHVAIGTLQDLATLAKDAPMPALIVVGEVVQLHSTLAWFQHTTDTEGFGASVINLA comes from the coding sequence GTGGACTATCTCCCCCTTTTTGCTGCCTTAAAAGACCGACCGGTATTGGTTGTCGGGACGGGTGAAATTGCCGATCGCAAAATCGCCTTCCTGCAACGCGCCGGGGCGCAGGTGCAGATCGTTGCAGAGGCGGATTTTGCAGAGTCTCAGATCGACAGCGTGGTACTGGTGATTGCGGCAACCGAAGATCGGGCGCTCAACAGCCGAATCTCCGACGCAGCCCAGGCCCGTCACCGCCTGGTGAACGTGGTAGACGACCAGCCGTTATGTTCATTTATCTTCCCGTCGATTGTCGACCGCTCGCCGCTGCTGGTGGCGATCTCCTCCGGCGGCACCGCCCCGGTGCTGGCGCGCGTGCTGAGAGAAAAAATCGAAGCGCTGCTGCCGACCAGCCTCGGACGCATGGCGGAGAAGGCCAGCTACTGGCGCAACCATCTGAAAACGCGTCTGACCAGCGTGACGGAACGCCGTCGCTTCTGGGAGCGTGTGTTTCGCGGCCGCTTTGCCAGCCTGATGCAGGCCGGTAACGAGACGGCGGCGCAACAAATCCTCGAAGACGAACTGGATAACCCCGGCAGTACGGGCGGGGAGATCATTCTGGTGGGCGCCGGGCCGGGCGATGCCGGGCTGCTCACGCTGCGTGGCCTCCAGGTTCTTCAGGATGCGGATGTCGTGTTCTACGACCACCTGGTCACCGACGGTATTCGCGAGCTGATCCGCCGTGACGCGGAGCAAATCTGCGTCGGCAAACGTGCCGGCGAGCACTCCGTGCCACAGCACGACACCAATCAAATGCTGATTGCCGCTGCGAAAGCGGGCAAAACCGTGGTGCGCCTGAAAGGGGGCGATCCGTTTATCTTCGGTCGTGGTGGCGAGGAGTTGCAGGCGGCAGCCGAAGCGGGCGTCCCGTTCCAGGTGGTTCCCGGCATTACGGCGGCGTCTGCCGTCACGGCCTACGCCGGTATTCCGCTGACCCATCGCGATTACGCCCAGAGCGTGACCTTTGTGACCGGGCACTATAAAGCCGACAGTACGCCGTTTGACTGGTCGCATCTCGCCCAGAGCCGGCAAACGCTGGCGATTTATATGGGCACGATGAAAGCGGCAGACATCAGCGAACAGCTTATTCAGCACGGTCGCGATGCGGCGACGCCGGTAGCGGTGATCTCCCGCGGGACACGCGTCGATCAGCATGTCGCCATCGGCACTTTACAAGACCTTGCAACCCTGGCGAAAGACGCCCCAATGCCCGCCCTGATTGTGGTGGGAGAAGTGGTGCAGCTGCACAGCACGCTCGCCTGGTTCCAACACACAACCGACACAGAAGGCTTTGGCGCTTCTGTTATAAATTTGGCTTAA
- a CDS encoding aminopeptidase, with the protein MFSAMRHRFVALALGVCFILPAQAKNPSYGEIASMQARHIATVFPGRMTGTPAEMLSADYIRQQFADMGYESDIRAFHSRYIYTTRNKTQNWHNVTGSTVIAAHEGKAAEQIIIMAHLDTYTPLSDADVDNNLGGLTLQGLDDNAAGLGVMLELAERLKNIPTKYSIRFVATSGEEEGKLGAENLLKRMSAEEKKNTLLVINLDNLIVGDKLYFNSGQSTPSSVRKLTRDRALALARTHGVYAATNPGGNPEYPKGTGCCNDGEVFDKAGIPVLYVEATNWALGKKDGYQQRSKSKAFPDGTSWHDVRLDNQQHIDKALPQRIEHRSRDVVKVMLPLVKELAKAGKA; encoded by the coding sequence ATGTTTTCCGCAATGCGCCACCGATTCGTTGCCCTGGCGCTCGGCGTTTGCTTTATCCTTCCGGCTCAGGCAAAAAATCCATCTTACGGTGAAATAGCCAGTATGCAGGCGCGGCATATTGCGACGGTCTTTCCGGGCCGTATGACCGGAACCCCAGCCGAGATGCTCTCGGCAGACTATATTCGTCAGCAGTTTGCGGATATGGGCTATGAAAGCGACATTCGCGCTTTCCACAGCCGCTACATCTATACCACTCGCAATAAAACGCAAAACTGGCATAACGTAACTGGCAGCACGGTTATTGCGGCGCACGAAGGAAAGGCGGCTGAGCAGATTATTATTATGGCGCACCTTGATACCTACACGCCGTTGAGCGATGCCGATGTCGATAATAATCTCGGCGGGCTGACGCTTCAGGGACTGGATGATAATGCGGCGGGTCTGGGCGTGATGCTTGAGCTGGCCGAACGCCTGAAGAATATTCCGACGAAATACAGCATTCGCTTTGTTGCGACCAGCGGCGAAGAAGAAGGAAAACTCGGCGCTGAGAATCTCCTTAAGCGCATGAGCGCTGAGGAGAAGAAAAATACGTTGCTGGTGATTAACCTCGATAATCTGATCGTGGGGGATAAGCTCTATTTTAATAGCGGACAGAGCACGCCGAGCAGCGTACGTAAACTCACCCGCGACCGCGCGCTGGCGCTTGCCCGCACGCATGGCGTCTATGCCGCGACAAATCCGGGCGGTAACCCGGAGTATCCTAAAGGCACAGGCTGCTGTAATGACGGTGAAGTGTTTGATAAGGCGGGCATTCCGGTGCTGTACGTCGAGGCGACGAACTGGGCGCTGGGCAAAAAAGATGGCTATCAGCAGCGCAGCAAATCGAAAGCCTTCCCGGACGGGACCAGCTGGCATGATGTGCGGCTGGATAATCAGCAGCACATTGATAAAGCGCTGCCGCAGCGGATTGAGCACCGCAGCCGGGATGTCGTGAAAGTGATGCTGCCGCTGGTGAAGGAGCTGGCGAAAGCGGGGAAAGCCTGA
- the cysH gene encoding phosphoadenosine phosphosulfate reductase gives MSVLDLNALNALPKVERILALAETNAQLEKLDAEGRVAWALENLPGDYVLSSSFGIQAAVSLHLVNQIRPDIPVILTDTGYLFPETYQFIDELTDKLRLNLKVYRATESAAWQEARYGKLWEQGVEGIEKYNEINKVEPMNRALKELNAQTWFAGLRREQSGSRATLPVLAVQRGVFKVLPIIDWDNRTVYQYLQKHGLKYHPLWDQGYLSVGDTHTTRKWEPGMAEEETRFFGLKRECGLHEG, from the coding sequence ATGTCCGTACTCGATCTAAACGCGCTTAACGCATTGCCAAAAGTCGAACGCATTCTGGCACTCGCAGAAACTAACGCCCAACTGGAAAAGCTGGACGCCGAAGGGCGCGTGGCGTGGGCGCTGGAAAACCTGCCGGGAGACTATGTGCTTTCGTCGAGCTTTGGCATTCAGGCGGCGGTCAGTCTGCATCTGGTGAATCAGATCCGTCCGGACATTCCGGTGATCCTCACCGATACCGGCTATCTGTTCCCGGAGACCTATCAGTTTATCGACGAGCTGACGGATAAGCTCAGGCTGAACCTGAAAGTCTACCGTGCGACGGAAAGCGCGGCCTGGCAGGAGGCGCGTTACGGCAAGCTGTGGGAGCAGGGCGTTGAGGGCATTGAGAAATACAATGAGATCAACAAGGTCGAGCCGATGAACCGGGCGCTAAAAGAACTGAACGCTCAGACCTGGTTTGCGGGCCTGCGCCGCGAGCAGTCCGGGAGCCGGGCAACGCTGCCGGTGCTGGCGGTGCAGCGCGGCGTGTTCAAAGTGCTGCCGATCATCGACTGGGATAACCGCACGGTGTACCAGTATCTGCAAAAGCACGGGCTGAAGTACCATCCGCTGTGGGATCAAGGCTACCTGTCGGTAGGCGACACCCACACCACGCGTAAATGGGAACCGGGAATGGCGGAAGAAGAGACGCGATTCTTCGGGCTGAAGCGCGAGTGCGGATTGCACGAAGGGTGA
- the cysI gene encoding assimilatory sulfite reductase (NADPH) hemoprotein subunit, which produces MSEKHPGPLVVEGKLSDAERMKVESNYLRGTIAEDLNDGLTGGFKGDNFLLIRFHGMYQQDDRDIRAERAEQKLEPRHAMLLRCRLPGGIITTKQWQAIDKFAHDNTIYGSIRLTNRQTFQFHGILKKNVKPVHQMLHSVGLDALATANDMNRNVLCTSNPYESELHAEAYEWAKKISEHLLPRTRAYAEIWLDQEKVATTDEEPILGQTYLPRKFKTTVVIPPQNDIDLHANDMNFVAIAENGKLVGFNLLVGGGLSIEHGNKKTYARTASEFGFLPLEHTLAVAEAVVTTQRDWGNRTDRKNAKTKYTLERVGVETFKEEVERRAGIKFEPIRPYEFTGRGDRIGWVKGIDNKWHLTLFIENGRILDYPGRPLKTGLLEIAKIHKGEFRITANQNLIVASVPESEKARIEELAREHGLMNAVSAQRENSMACVSFPTCPLAMAEAERFLPSFTDKVEAILEKHGIPDEHIVMRVTGCPNGCGRAMLAELGLVGKAPGRYNLHLGGNRIGTRIPRMFRENITEPEILDSLDVLIGRWAKEREAGEGFGDFTVRAGIIRPVLDPARDFWE; this is translated from the coding sequence ATGAGCGAAAAACATCCTGGCCCACTGGTGGTCGAAGGCAAACTGTCTGATGCCGAGCGCATGAAGGTAGAGAGCAACTACCTGCGCGGTACCATTGCCGAAGATTTAAATGACGGCCTGACCGGCGGTTTCAAAGGCGACAACTTCCTGCTGATCCGTTTCCACGGTATGTACCAGCAGGACGACCGCGATATCCGCGCCGAACGTGCCGAGCAGAAGCTGGAGCCGCGTCACGCGATGCTGCTGCGCTGTCGTCTGCCGGGTGGCATCATCACCACCAAACAGTGGCAGGCGATCGACAAGTTTGCCCATGACAACACGATTTACGGCAGCATTCGTCTGACCAACCGTCAGACCTTCCAGTTCCACGGCATTCTGAAGAAGAACGTCAAGCCGGTTCACCAGATGCTGCACTCCGTGGGTCTGGACGCGCTGGCGACCGCCAACGACATGAACCGTAACGTGCTTTGCACCTCGAATCCGTACGAGTCCGAACTGCACGCCGAAGCGTACGAGTGGGCGAAAAAAATCTCCGAACATCTGCTGCCACGTACCCGCGCCTATGCGGAGATCTGGCTCGATCAGGAGAAAGTCGCCACCACCGATGAAGAGCCGATCCTCGGTCAGACCTACCTGCCGCGTAAGTTCAAAACCACGGTGGTGATCCCGCCGCAGAACGATATCGACCTGCACGCCAACGACATGAACTTCGTGGCGATTGCCGAAAACGGCAAGCTGGTCGGCTTTAACCTGCTGGTGGGCGGCGGTTTGTCCATTGAGCATGGGAACAAGAAAACCTACGCCCGCACCGCGAGCGAGTTCGGCTTCCTGCCGCTGGAGCACACGCTGGCTGTGGCTGAGGCGGTGGTTACTACCCAGCGCGACTGGGGTAACCGTACCGATCGTAAAAACGCGAAAACCAAATACACTCTGGAGCGCGTAGGCGTCGAGACGTTCAAAGAAGAAGTGGAGCGTCGCGCGGGCATCAAGTTTGAGCCGATCCGCCCTTACGAATTTACCGGTCGCGGCGATCGCATCGGCTGGGTTAAAGGTATCGATAATAAATGGCACCTGACGCTGTTTATCGAAAACGGCCGTATTCTTGATTATCCGGGCCGTCCGCTGAAAACCGGCCTGCTGGAAATCGCGAAGATCCACAAAGGCGAGTTCCGTATCACCGCTAACCAGAACCTGATCGTCGCCAGCGTGCCGGAAAGCGAAAAGGCGAGAATTGAAGAGCTGGCCCGCGAGCACGGGTTGATGAATGCGGTGAGCGCGCAGCGTGAAAACTCGATGGCCTGCGTGTCGTTCCCGACCTGTCCGCTGGCGATGGCCGAAGCCGAGCGTTTCCTGCCGTCCTTCACTGATAAAGTGGAAGCGATTCTGGAAAAACATGGTATTCCGGACGAGCATATTGTTATGCGCGTGACGGGCTGCCCGAACGGCTGCGGTCGCGCGATGCTGGCCGAACTCGGTCTGGTAGGGAAAGCGCCGGGTCGCTATAACCTGCACCTGGGCGGTAACCGTATCGGGACGCGTATTCCGCGTATGTTCCGCGAGAACATCACCGAGCCGGAAATTCTCGATTCCCTCGACGTGCTTATCGGACGCTGGGCGAAAGAGCGCGAAGCGGGTGAAGGCTTCGGCGACTTTACGGTACGTGCGGGCATCATTCGCCCGGTGCTCGATCCCGCAAGGGATTTCTGGGAGTAA
- the cysJ gene encoding NADPH-dependent assimilatory sulfite reductase flavoprotein subunit, protein MTTQAPPSNLLPLNPEQLARLQAATSDFSPTQLAWVSGYFWGMLNQQPGAVAGVPPTAVEIPAITLISASQTGNARRVAEALRDDLLAAKLNVNLVNAGDYKFKQIASEKLLVVVASTQGEGEPAEEAVALHKFLFSKKAPKLEGTAFAVFGLGDTSYEFFCQSGKDFDSKLAELGAERLLDRVDADVEYQAAAAEWRARIVEVLKARVPKETPAQAAVTAAGTVNEIHTSPYTKEAPLTASLSVNQKITGRDSEKDVRHIEIDLGDSGLRYQPGDALGVWYQNDPALVKELVELLWLKGTEPVQVEGKTLPLSEALQWHFELTVNTANIVENYATLTRSESLLPLVGDKAKLQQYAATTPIVDMVRFSPAQLDADALIGLLRPLTPRLYSIASSQAEVENEVHITVGVVRYDIEGRARAGGASGFLADRVEEEGEVRVFIEHNDNFRLPANPETPVIMIGPGTGIAPFRAFMQQRAADEAPGKNWLFFGNPHFTEDFLYQVEWQRYVKEGVLTRIDLAWSRDQKEKVYVQDKLREQGAELWRWINDGAHIYVCGDANRMAKDVEQALLEVIAEFGGMDAETADEFLSELRVERRYQRDVY, encoded by the coding sequence ATGACAACACAGGCCCCACCTTCAAATTTGCTTCCCCTTAACCCGGAGCAACTGGCGCGCCTCCAGGCCGCGACTTCCGATTTTTCACCCACCCAGCTCGCCTGGGTCTCCGGCTATTTCTGGGGAATGCTGAACCAGCAGCCGGGTGCTGTGGCTGGCGTCCCGCCAACGGCCGTTGAAATTCCTGCCATCACGCTTATCTCCGCTTCGCAAACGGGTAATGCCCGTCGTGTGGCCGAAGCGCTGCGTGATGACCTGCTCGCCGCGAAGCTGAACGTTAACCTGGTCAACGCCGGGGATTATAAATTCAAACAGATCGCGTCAGAAAAACTGCTGGTGGTGGTGGCGTCAACGCAGGGCGAAGGCGAGCCTGCGGAAGAAGCCGTCGCGCTGCATAAGTTCCTGTTCTCGAAAAAAGCGCCAAAGCTCGAGGGCACCGCCTTTGCCGTCTTCGGCCTCGGTGACACGTCCTATGAATTTTTCTGCCAGTCCGGTAAAGATTTCGACAGCAAGCTGGCGGAGCTGGGTGCAGAGCGCCTGCTGGATCGCGTAGACGCTGATGTCGAATACCAGGCCGCCGCCGCCGAATGGCGGGCGCGCATCGTTGAGGTGCTGAAGGCCCGCGTCCCGAAAGAGACGCCAGCGCAGGCCGCCGTTACCGCAGCGGGCACCGTCAACGAAATCCACACCAGCCCTTACACGAAAGAGGCGCCGCTGACGGCGAGCCTGTCGGTAAACCAGAAAATCACGGGCCGTGATTCGGAAAAAGACGTGCGCCATATCGAAATCGATCTCGGTGACTCCGGCCTGCGTTATCAGCCTGGCGATGCGCTGGGCGTCTGGTATCAGAACGATCCGGCGCTGGTGAAAGAGCTGGTCGAACTGCTGTGGCTGAAAGGCACGGAGCCGGTCCAGGTGGAGGGTAAAACCTTACCGCTCTCTGAGGCGCTTCAGTGGCATTTCGAGCTGACGGTGAACACCGCCAACATCGTTGAAAACTACGCCACCTTAACCCGCAGCGAATCGCTCCTTCCGCTGGTCGGGGATAAGGCGAAGTTACAGCAATACGCGGCGACAACGCCGATTGTCGATATGGTGCGTTTCTCACCGGCACAGCTGGATGCCGACGCGCTGATCGGCCTGCTGCGTCCACTGACGCCGCGTCTTTACTCCATCGCCTCCTCACAGGCGGAAGTGGAAAACGAAGTCCACATCACCGTTGGCGTGGTGCGTTACGACATCGAAGGCCGCGCGCGGGCGGGCGGGGCCTCGGGCTTCCTGGCCGACCGCGTGGAAGAAGAGGGCGAGGTGCGCGTCTTTATCGAGCACAACGACAACTTCCGTCTGCCGGCGAACCCGGAAACGCCGGTGATCATGATTGGCCCGGGCACCGGCATCGCACCGTTCCGCGCCTTTATGCAGCAGCGTGCAGCGGACGAGGCACCGGGTAAAAACTGGCTGTTCTTCGGCAACCCGCATTTTACCGAGGATTTCCTCTACCAGGTTGAATGGCAGCGCTACGTCAAAGAGGGCGTGCTGACCCGCATCGATCTGGCCTGGTCTCGTGACCAGAAAGAAAAAGTATACGTACAAGACAAACTGCGCGAACAGGGCGCAGAGCTGTGGCGCTGGATCAATGACGGTGCCCACATTTATGTCTGCGGCGACGCCAATCGCATGGCGAAAGACGTTGAGCAGGCACTGCTGGAAGTGATTGCCGAATTCGGCGGTATGGATGCCGAAACGGCGGATGAATTTTTAAGTGAGCTGCGCGTAGAGCGCCGTTATCAGCGAGATGTCTACTAA
- the queD gene encoding 6-carboxytetrahydropterin synthase QueD: MMSTTLFKDFTFEAAHHLPHVPAGHKCGRLHGHSFMVRLEITGEVDPHTGWIMDFAELKAAFKPTYDRLDHYYLNDIPGLENPTSEVLAKWIWDQMKPLVPLLSAVMIKETCTAGCVYRGE, from the coding sequence ATGATGTCCACCACACTGTTTAAAGATTTCACCTTCGAAGCCGCACACCACCTTCCACACGTTCCTGCCGGGCACAAATGTGGCCGCCTGCATGGACACTCGTTTATGGTGCGTCTTGAAATCACCGGTGAAGTCGATCCCCATACGGGCTGGATCATGGACTTTGCCGAGCTGAAGGCCGCGTTTAAGCCGACCTACGATCGTCTCGATCACTACTATCTGAATGATATTCCGGGCCTTGAAAACCCGACCAGCGAGGTGCTGGCGAAATGGATTTGGGATCAGATGAAACCGCTGGTGCCGCTGCTGAGTGCGGTGATGATCAAAGAGACCTGCACGGCAGGCTGCGTCTACCGCGGGGAGTGA
- a CDS encoding helix-turn-helix domain-containing protein — protein sequence MAQRGDEFWIEIQDIRHCVEDEGDTLTLLWMLEGRAELNTDAGRDTLEANTLAIINRHRRWQFTSETANVTLRVTLSGRWVVQLCNDFFAHDYAVPAEAGGVWPQCDALRDLLRQLLVVTLINDPHRYRLEAYRWLSEILLLLTSRFQQPARMLSRELSSAHSKRIARVIERINASYSRRITLAEIAASEYVSEAWLSRLFRKEVGISFMQYITRLRLEKAANALRLTNRPLHQIALEQGFASTRMMSDRFRRVHNMSPGEFRKARRQHPEAARVRADRREQRYPVAVDKLFSLLNEPVARGWGASPLVVHPQQEQRLDLEQLNPLSASLRRMRVVITLRELDDLLREDVRQNLEAINEAIPIEGIDIAEPFLSSRLFATGWDDPQMAGYACWYNLHQLFTWLAKKQWTVLLHTGVTTRRDLLTRFLQQSVNHFAPEITAGWHFVMHWSTQASEETREQVWLAQQKAIRTYLPQAKFGLWHRFAPVSAGVSDDTLFSSAILMQADFLACSADANELLDPAQLEVTPLSSTENYPILKVRQILAALRLRKCSLPVWLLSWNTLTGNTRATNGWFFRGALLMQNLLGLSEQVWLAGFWLNSGLQGEARANNTIDTSSLALQYNHGLPRPVYWVLWLWQRLRGEVLVNDKRVLLTRHRNGYQLLLRNVVVFNPLLSSEEAFIQRFRQQYHLHLKGMRGKWRIKCHLFDQHNGALYPLLEGVGSESGPDEEMWRWIAHKARPTLSVRDERLYDGWQLSESLESNALVLYEFTPLVPREAATEEIHSPR from the coding sequence ATGGCGCAACGGGGAGATGAGTTTTGGATAGAGATTCAGGACATTCGCCACTGCGTGGAGGATGAAGGCGATACGCTAACGTTGCTCTGGATGCTGGAAGGGCGGGCAGAGCTGAACACCGATGCGGGACGTGACACCCTGGAGGCCAATACCCTTGCCATCATAAACCGTCATCGGCGCTGGCAGTTCACGAGCGAAACGGCAAATGTCACCCTGCGCGTAACCCTTTCCGGGCGCTGGGTCGTCCAGCTCTGCAATGATTTTTTTGCCCATGATTATGCTGTACCGGCAGAAGCCGGAGGCGTCTGGCCCCAATGCGATGCGCTTCGCGATCTGCTGCGCCAGCTTCTTGTGGTCACCCTCATCAACGACCCGCACCGCTACCGGCTGGAGGCGTACCGCTGGCTGAGCGAGATATTGCTGTTGCTGACCAGCCGCTTTCAACAGCCCGCCCGTATGCTGTCCCGGGAACTTTCCTCAGCGCACAGCAAACGCATCGCCCGGGTGATAGAGCGAATCAATGCCAGTTATTCCCGCCGTATTACGCTTGCGGAAATCGCCGCGAGTGAATATGTTTCTGAAGCCTGGCTCTCTCGTCTCTTTCGCAAGGAGGTGGGGATCAGTTTCATGCAGTACATCACCCGCCTGCGGCTGGAAAAGGCGGCCAACGCTCTCCGGCTGACGAACCGACCGCTGCACCAGATTGCGCTTGAGCAGGGTTTCGCCAGCACGCGCATGATGAGCGATCGGTTCAGGCGTGTTCACAATATGTCTCCGGGTGAGTTTCGTAAGGCCCGACGCCAGCACCCGGAGGCGGCACGTGTTCGGGCGGACAGGCGTGAGCAGCGCTATCCGGTCGCCGTGGACAAGCTGTTTAGCCTGCTCAATGAACCGGTGGCGCGCGGTTGGGGTGCCTCGCCGCTCGTCGTTCACCCGCAGCAGGAGCAGAGACTGGATCTTGAGCAGCTCAATCCTCTTTCTGCCTCGCTGCGCCGTATGCGGGTGGTCATTACCCTGCGTGAGCTCGACGATTTGCTCCGTGAGGACGTTCGACAAAATCTGGAGGCGATAAATGAGGCTATTCCCATTGAGGGAATTGATATCGCCGAACCTTTTCTCAGCAGTCGTCTGTTTGCTACCGGGTGGGATGACCCCCAGATGGCAGGCTACGCCTGCTGGTACAATCTGCATCAGCTCTTCACCTGGCTGGCAAAAAAGCAGTGGACGGTGCTACTGCACACCGGCGTAACGACCCGCCGCGATCTTCTCACCCGCTTTTTACAACAGTCGGTTAATCATTTTGCGCCAGAGATCACCGCGGGCTGGCACTTCGTCATGCACTGGTCAACACAGGCGAGTGAGGAGACCCGGGAGCAGGTCTGGCTGGCCCAGCAAAAGGCAATACGAACTTATCTTCCGCAGGCAAAGTTTGGTTTATGGCACCGATTTGCCCCCGTCAGCGCGGGCGTAAGCGACGATACCCTGTTCAGTTCAGCCATCCTGATGCAGGCCGATTTTCTTGCCTGCTCTGCCGATGCCAATGAACTTCTCGATCCCGCGCAGCTGGAGGTAACCCCTCTCTCCTCAACGGAAAATTATCCGATACTGAAGGTCCGCCAGATCCTCGCTGCCCTTCGCCTGCGAAAATGTTCGCTTCCCGTCTGGCTTCTCTCCTGGAATACCCTCACCGGCAACACGCGGGCGACAAACGGCTGGTTTTTTCGTGGGGCGCTGCTGATGCAGAACCTGCTCGGGCTTTCGGAGCAGGTCTGGCTGGCGGGATTCTGGCTCAATTCGGGCCTTCAGGGAGAAGCCCGTGCGAACAACACCATCGATACCTCAAGCCTTGCGCTACAGTATAACCATGGTCTGCCGCGTCCGGTTTATTGGGTACTCTGGCTCTGGCAACGTCTGCGGGGCGAGGTGCTGGTCAATGATAAGCGTGTCCTGCTTACGCGCCATCGCAATGGTTATCAGCTGTTGCTGCGTAATGTGGTGGTTTTTAATCCGCTCCTATCCAGTGAAGAAGCCTTCATCCAGCGTTTTCGCCAGCAGTATCATTTACACCTGAAGGGAATGCGCGGTAAATGGCGAATTAAATGCCATCTGTTTGATCAGCACAACGGCGCGCTCTATCCGTTGCTTGAAGGGGTTGGCAGCGAAAGCGGCCCTGATGAAGAGATGTGGCGCTGGATAGCGCATAAAGCGCGTCCAACGCTTTCCGTACGCGATGAACGCCTTTATGACGGCTGGCAACTGAGTGAATCACTGGAGAGTAATGCGCTGGTGCTCTACGAGTTTACGCCGCTCGTGCCTCGTGAGGCCGCAACGGAGGAGATTCACTCCCCGCGGTAG